The Scomber scombrus chromosome 5, fScoSco1.1, whole genome shotgun sequence genome window below encodes:
- the LOC133980677 gene encoding probable asparagine--tRNA ligase, mitochondrial isoform X2: protein MFQAVVKTLCVASTRSVSRGILCTRHYCKKTPTKLRVSEAISGAELGANIKVQGWVRSVRPQKTNLFLNVNDGSSLQSLQIVATSELNDPLLTFGSAVEVTGTLKKSPHQKQTVELQAEQIHVIGECNPVDFPFKIKERHGLEYIRQFPHLRCRTNVFSSLLRIRSEATSAIHSYFKENGFVQINTPVITSNDCEGAGELFQVEPPSPENKEDQNFFSVPAFLTVSGQLHLEAMSGAFSKVYTFGPTFRAENSQSRRHLAEFYMVEAEVSFTQSLEDLTKVMEDMFRSATEQVLAHCAEDVDLFHKHVTPGHRDTIDATLKRKFPMITYSEAIDILNRSSEKFAFPTDWGCDLQKEHEKYLVKHCGNIPVFVTDYPYDLKPFYARDNQDRPNHTAAAVDLLVPGVGELCGGSLREERLDLLRARLEELGLEDTYSWYLDLRSFGSVPHGGFGLGFERYLQCILGVDNIKDVIPFPRFSHSCLL from the exons ATGTTTCAGGCTGTAGTTAAAACGCTTTGTGTTGCATCAACCAGATCAGTGTCTCGGGGAATATTATGTACTCGACATTATTGTAAGAAGACACCAACCAAACTAAGAGTGTCCGAAGCAATCTCAGGTGCTGAACTGGGAGCAAATATCAAAGTACAG gGATGGGTTCGTTCTGTCAGACCTCAGAAGACCAATCTATTTCTGAACGTGAATGATGGGAGCTCCTTGCAGTCATTACAAATTGTCGCCACTTCAGAGCTGAATGATCC GTTACTCACATTTGGTAGTGCTGTTGAAGTCACGGGAACCCTTAAGAAAAGTCCACATCAAAAACAGACGGTTGAACTGCAGGCAGAACAAATCCATGTAATTGGAGAATGTAACCCTGTG GACTTCCCGTTTAAGATCAAAGAGAGACATGGGCTTGAATATATTCGTCAGTTTCCTCATCTCAGGTGCAGGACAAATGTCTTTAGTTCCCTGTTGAGAATAAGAAGTGAGGCCACTTCAGCAATTCACTCATATTTCAAG GAAAATGGCTTTGTGCAGATTAACACTCCGGTCATCACCTCAAATGACTGTGAAGGGGCAGGGGAGCTTTTTCAGGTTGAG CCACCTAGCCCAGAGAATAAAGAGGATCAGAACTTTTTCTCTGTTCCAGCCTTCCTGACTGTGTCTGGTCAGCTCCATTTAGAGGCGATGTCAGG GGCTTTTTCTAAAGTCTACACATTTGGGCCAACTTTTCGTGCAGAGAACTCCCAAAGCAGGCGTCACCTGGCTGAGTTCTATATGGTGGAGGCCGAGGTCTCCTTCACACAGTCCTTAGAGGACCTCACGAAG GTCATGGAGGACATGTTCAGATCTGCCACGGAGCAAGTCTTGGCTCACTGTGCGGAGGATGTGGATTTATTTCACAAGCATGTGACTCCCGGACACAGG GACACTATAGATGCGACGCTAAAGAGGAAATTCCCTAT GATTACCTACAGCGAGGCTATAGACATCCTAAACCGCAGCTCAGAGAAATTTGCCTTCCCAACAGAC TGGGGTTGTGACCTTCAGAAGGAGCATGAGAAGTATCTGGTGAAACATTGCGGCAACATTCCAGTCTTTGTCACTGATTATCCTTATGATCTCAAACCTTTTTATGCAAGAGACAACCAGGACCGTCCTAACCATACA gCAGCTGCAGTGGACCTTCTTGTGCCAGGAGTTGGAGAGCTCTGTGGGGGCTCGCTGAGAGAAGAGAGGCTAGATCTGCTGAGGGCTCGGCTGGAAGA gCTGGGATTAGAAGACACCTACAGCtg GTATCTGGATTTGAGGAGTTTTGGTTCCGTCCCCCATGGTGGCTTTGGACTGGGATTTGAGCGATATTTGCAGTGCATTCTCGGTGTAGACAACATAAAAGATGTGATTCCCTTTCCTAGATTCTCACATTCTTGTCTTCTATAA